The stretch of DNA CGACGTCTTCGTCCTTCAGCTTGTGGGCCGCGAGGATCTTGTCGTAGGCCAAGATCTTCTTGAGGGATCGCTGGTGGAGCTCGGTGATGCCGATCTCGTGGCAGCGCCTCTCGAGGGCCTGGCTCTCGCGGCCGGTGATGATGCCGAACTTGAGGCCGACCCTTTCGGCGAGCCTGACGCCGACCCCGTCCTGGGCGTCGAAGAACTTCATCTCGCCGGGGTCGTCGTCGAAGATGATGCGGCCGTCGGTGAGGACGCCGTCCACGTCCATCAGGATCAGCTTCACCTTGCGGGCGCGTATTGCTGCGCCGGTCCGGATGACCGGCTCGACGGTCTCGGCGTGCGCGTCGAAGTGTCGCATGGCGGTGGGGAGCCTCCGGCGTCACGCGGGAGCCATCGCGGGTGACGGGCGGGGGATGTTAACACACGGGGTTTGGGGGGCTGGTCGCCTACTTCGGAGGGAGGGCGTACAGCCTGACGACTCCCATCGAGTTCACAGCCAGAAGGGATCCGTCGGGTGAGAGCGCCGCCCCCGAGTTGCCGTCGGTACGGCCGCGGAGCTCGTCGATCTTGATGATCGCGATCGGTCCTTTCCCCTTCACGTCGAAGACCGTGAACCGCTCTTCAACAAGCTTTGGCCAGTGGGCAATGGTGTACGTGTTTTCGAAGACCGCGAACCTGGAGCCGTCACGAGCCGTCGCCGCCGATCCGGACTCACGCCCGAGCCTCGCGGTGAACACGAGACTTCCGGAAGTGTCGACGACTCGCATCTTTCTGCATCCAAAGACGGCGACGAGGTCATTCGTGACGAACAGGGGTCCAGGCTCAGGGCAGTCGGAGTCGTATGGTTTCCATGCGTCGTCCTCCGGAGCGTAGAGAACCGTCCCGTTCTTCG from Acidobacteriota bacterium encodes:
- a CDS encoding HAD hydrolase family protein, with protein sequence MRHFDAHAETVEPVIRTGAAIRARKVKLILMDVDGVLTDGRIIFDDDPGEMKFFDAQDGVGVRLAERVGLKFGIITGRESQALERRCHEIGITELHQRSLKKILAYDKILAAHKLKDEDVAYLGDDIVDAPVLRRVGFAVTVPNAVPQVRRLAHFVTSRAGGKGAVRQTLDFILKVQNRWGDATRGYA